One window from the genome of Ancylothrix sp. D3o encodes:
- a CDS encoding DUF6334 family protein, with amino-acid sequence MAINEFPIGEPLKAVSIVEYKEDGGDNLCLDKVQLFFEKTSVTLLPLADSDEIEIIQEHLAYFEPAVTPSWCRNFLGKKLMTVWVCKNDQGYQDQVIFAFEYLRPSLSFIAECSSILVFQCQPIKQEVLQVG; translated from the coding sequence ATGGCAATCAATGAATTTCCGATAGGGGAACCTCTAAAAGCTGTATCAATTGTTGAATATAAAGAAGATGGCGGCGATAATTTATGCTTGGATAAAGTTCAACTCTTTTTTGAAAAGACATCTGTTACTCTCTTACCTCTTGCTGATAGCGATGAGATAGAGATTATTCAGGAACACTTAGCTTATTTTGAACCGGCAGTAACTCCCTCTTGGTGTAGGAATTTTTTGGGTAAAAAACTGATGACTGTGTGGGTATGTAAAAATGACCAAGGTTATCAAGATCAAGTTATTTTTGCTTTTGAATATCTGCGTCCTAGTTTGAGTTTTATTGCTGAATGTTCATCTATTTTGGTGTTTCAATGTCAGCCGATTAAACAGGAAGTTTTGCAAGTTGGATAA
- a CDS encoding ABC transporter permease has protein sequence MNINRVLTIAKNVFSELIRQRVLYIILFYGIVLLVSFPLLKEISVGTENKIFIDFGLGLMGILGLVVIVFIGTSLINKEIEKRTILVLIAKPISRTEFLLGKHLGLSAVLGLMLVAMSAIYFALLILRQVQFSFGSILLAIVFLFFELSLLAAVALFFGAFTNTLLATLLTSAVYVMGHLSKDLLQLGEISKNSNIKNVTQALYLVLPDLGRLDLKNLAVYGILPPVTDLFLNAFYALIYVVLLLAFANLIFSRRQF, from the coding sequence GTGAATATCAATCGAGTTTTAACGATAGCTAAAAATGTCTTTTCCGAACTCATTCGCCAGCGAGTTCTCTATATCATCCTCTTTTATGGGATTGTCTTACTGGTTAGCTTCCCCCTTTTAAAAGAAATTTCTGTAGGAACGGAAAATAAAATTTTTATAGATTTTGGTTTGGGTTTAATGGGAATCCTTGGTTTAGTTGTTATTGTTTTTATAGGAACATCCCTGATTAACAAGGAAATCGAAAAACGCACGATTTTAGTGTTAATTGCTAAGCCGATCAGCCGCACAGAATTTTTGCTTGGCAAGCATTTAGGTTTATCGGCTGTCTTGGGGTTGATGTTAGTGGCGATGAGTGCCATTTATTTTGCTTTGCTGATTCTGAGACAAGTACAATTTTCCTTTGGCAGTATTTTACTGGCGATTGTTTTTCTGTTTTTTGAATTGTCTCTTTTAGCGGCGGTGGCTTTATTTTTTGGGGCTTTTACTAATACGCTTTTGGCTACTTTACTCACCTCTGCTGTGTATGTGATGGGACACCTTAGTAAGGATTTATTACAATTGGGGGAAATTAGCAAAAATAGCAATATCAAAAATGTTACTCAAGCATTGTATTTAGTTTTGCCTGATTTGGGCCGGTTGGATTTGAAAAATCTTGCTGTTTATGGGATTTTGCCGCCGGTTACTGATTTGTTTTTGAATGCTTTTTATGCTTTGATTTATGTGGTTTTGTTGTTGGCTTTTGCTAATTTAATTTTTTCAAGACGGCAGTTTTAG
- a CDS encoding DUF4276 family protein — protein MIRLHIIAEGQTEEEFVNSVLAQHLADFNVLTDVHCVTTKRTKTRVYRGGLVNYEKTKNDILIWLKEDKAKEVRLTTMLDLYALPNEFPQFDEAKKISDPYQRVTQLEMAFANDINDYRFIPYIQLHEFEALILSNPNLLIERFPEYSINIEQLSEFCNNYTSPELINDGITTAPSKRIIEFIPSYKGAKVSVAPLMAQKIGLETIRSKCRHFNEWLISLENLNKAI, from the coding sequence ATGATTCGTTTACATATTATTGCTGAAGGCCAAACAGAAGAAGAATTTGTAAACTCCGTTTTAGCTCAACATTTAGCTGATTTTAACGTGCTTACTGATGTCCATTGTGTTACAACTAAACGGACTAAAACCCGCGTCTATCGAGGTGGATTAGTTAATTATGAAAAAACTAAAAACGATATATTGATTTGGCTAAAAGAGGACAAAGCTAAAGAGGTAAGATTGACAACTATGCTTGATTTATATGCTTTACCAAATGAATTCCCTCAATTTGATGAAGCAAAAAAAATATCTGATCCATATCAAAGAGTTACACAATTAGAAATGGCTTTTGCTAACGATATTAATGATTATCGTTTTATTCCTTATATTCAACTCCATGAATTTGAAGCCTTGATTCTAAGTAATCCAAATCTATTAATAGAAAGGTTCCCCGAATATTCAATAAATATAGAGCAATTATCGGAATTTTGTAACAACTATACATCTCCCGAATTAATCAATGATGGAATAACAACTGCACCTTCTAAGCGAATTATTGAATTTATTCCCAGTTATAAAGGTGCAAAAGTTTCTGTAGCACCTTTAATGGCTCAAAAAATTGGTTTAGAAACCATTAGAAGTAAATGTCGTCATTTTAATGAATGGCTGATTAGTTTAGAAAACTTAAATAAAGCGATATAA
- a CDS encoding DUF4864 domain-containing protein — protein sequence MQITENDRSEIRSIIESQLIAFQNDDAEAAFAFASPGIQAQFKTPALFMQMVKTAYKAVYRPRSVIFEEMTILQGLPAQPVLLMSAGGVPVRALYMMEKQADNSWRINGYFLVPVE from the coding sequence ATGCAGATTACTGAAAATGATCGCAGTGAGATCCGTTCAATAATTGAAAGTCAATTAATCGCTTTTCAAAATGATGATGCGGAAGCTGCTTTTGCTTTTGCCAGTCCGGGGATACAGGCACAATTTAAAACACCGGCCCTTTTTATGCAAATGGTAAAAACGGCTTATAAAGCTGTTTACCGGCCCCGTTCTGTCATTTTTGAAGAAATGACGATTTTGCAAGGGTTGCCGGCTCAACCAGTGCTATTAATGAGTGCAGGAGGTGTGCCGGTGAGGGCGCTTTATATGATGGAAAAACAAGCCGATAACAGTTGGAGAATTAACGGCTATTTTTTGGTGCCGGTGGAATAG
- the larE gene encoding ATP-dependent sacrificial sulfur transferase LarE, whose amino-acid sequence MLNEKLVRLRGIFAEMDRALIAYSGGIDSTLVAKVAYDVLGSRALAITAVSPSLLPEDLEDARIQAAEIGILHEEVETHEMNNPNYTSNPVNRCYFCKSELHDTLKPLAIERGYPYVVDGVNADDLHDYRPGIQAAKERGARSPLAEVGVSKAEVRQLAKELGLPWWDKPAQPCLSSRFPYGEEITVAKLQRVGRAERYLRQLGLKNLRVRSEKDTAKIELPAEEIKQFVLTTELPVLVAAFQDFGFMYVTLDLEGYRSGKLNQVLSLMA is encoded by the coding sequence ATGCTGAATGAGAAGTTGGTTCGCTTAAGAGGGATTTTTGCTGAGATGGATCGGGCTTTGATTGCTTATTCGGGGGGCATTGATAGCACTTTGGTGGCAAAAGTTGCTTATGATGTTTTAGGTAGTCGTGCTTTGGCAATTACTGCTGTTTCTCCTTCTTTATTGCCTGAAGATTTGGAAGATGCGCGCATTCAAGCAGCAGAAATTGGGATTTTACATGAGGAGGTAGAAACCCATGAAATGAATAATCCAAATTATACTTCTAATCCGGTTAATCGTTGTTATTTCTGCAAGAGTGAGTTGCACGATACGCTTAAACCTCTGGCAATTGAACGGGGATATCCTTATGTTGTGGATGGGGTAAATGCTGATGATTTACACGATTACCGGCCCGGTATTCAAGCGGCAAAAGAACGCGGTGCTCGTTCTCCTTTGGCTGAGGTTGGTGTTAGTAAAGCTGAAGTAAGACAGTTGGCAAAAGAGTTAGGTTTACCTTGGTGGGATAAACCGGCCCAACCTTGTCTGAGTTCGCGTTTTCCTTATGGTGAAGAAATTACGGTTGCTAAGTTACAAAGAGTCGGACGTGCAGAAAGGTATCTGCGTCAATTAGGATTGAAAAATTTGCGGGTTCGTTCAGAAAAAGATACCGCAAAAATTGAATTGCCGGCAGAAGAAATTAAGCAGTTTGTGTTAACTACTGAGTTGCCGGTTTTGGTTGCGGCTTTTCAAGACTTCGGTTTTATGTATGTGACGCTGGATTTGGAAGGCTACCGCAGTGGTAAACTTAATCAAGTTTTAAGTTTAATGGCTTAA
- a CDS encoding AAA family ATPase, translated as MDYKITMLKRIKIKGYKSIKELDLVLSPINVLIGANGAGKSNFISFFKLLRWMIQNPGQLQIFIGQSGGANALLFDGAAITPQIQVELKFETDVGKNDYFFRLFHGAADTFIFAEEKYRFSRSTFPTLASWQSLDAGHKEAALINQANLGDSTAKIIFKLIQNCAVYQFHNTSETARIRQRWNTDDNRYLREDGANLAPLLLRLRETEPIYYQRIVETLRQIAPFFLEFVLEPINYSVIIQWKENNTDLIFSSHQASDGTLRTMALVTLLLQPESDLPDVLILDEPELGLHPYAINILGGLIKSISHHTQVILATQSTLLIDCFEPEDIIVVERKNRESTLKRLDSDTLQDWLEEYSLSELWNKNIIGGRPSK; from the coding sequence TTGGACTATAAAATAACTATGCTGAAAAGAATTAAAATAAAAGGTTACAAATCAATTAAAGAACTTGACTTAGTTTTATCACCAATCAATGTTTTAATAGGGGCAAATGGAGCCGGTAAATCTAACTTTATTTCTTTTTTTAAATTACTCCGTTGGATGATACAAAACCCCGGACAATTACAAATATTTATAGGTCAATCTGGAGGAGCAAATGCTCTTTTGTTTGATGGTGCAGCAATCACTCCCCAAATTCAAGTAGAATTGAAGTTTGAAACAGATGTCGGTAAAAATGATTATTTTTTTAGGCTTTTTCATGGAGCAGCCGATACCTTTATTTTTGCTGAGGAAAAATATCGTTTTTCTCGTTCAACTTTTCCGACTTTAGCATCTTGGCAATCGTTAGATGCAGGTCATAAAGAAGCAGCATTAATTAATCAAGCAAATTTAGGAGATTCTACTGCTAAAATAATTTTTAAATTAATTCAAAATTGTGCAGTTTATCAGTTTCATAACACTTCAGAAACGGCTCGAATTAGGCAAAGATGGAATACAGACGATAATCGTTATTTACGAGAGGATGGAGCAAATTTAGCACCATTACTTTTAAGGTTAAGAGAAACAGAACCTATTTATTACCAAAGAATAGTAGAAACTCTCAGACAAATTGCTCCCTTTTTCCTTGAATTTGTTTTAGAGCCTATAAATTATTCTGTAATTATACAATGGAAAGAAAATAATACCGACTTAATTTTTAGCTCGCATCAAGCCTCAGATGGTACATTAAGAACGATGGCATTAGTGACTCTTTTATTACAACCAGAAAGCGATTTACCTGATGTCTTGATTTTGGATGAGCCAGAATTAGGGTTACATCCTTATGCCATTAATATTCTTGGTGGTTTGATTAAAAGTATCTCTCATCATACACAAGTCATTTTAGCAACTCAATCTACCTTGTTAATTGATTGTTTTGAACCGGAAGATATTATTGTCGTTGAAAGAAAAAATCGTGAATCTACTTTGAAACGGTTAGATTCAGACACTCTTCAAGATTGGTTAGAAGAATATTCCCTCTCTGAATTATGGAATAAAAATATTATTGGAGGAAGACCTAGCAAATGA
- a CDS encoding SAM-dependent methyltransferase, with translation MGLQLQNVIPWGRRLEEYLRMFDLSSADRQLSILDCAGGPASFNCERTRLGYRVISCDPIYQFSTAEIAQRIEETYPTVIEGVEANKENYVWKDVKSPAHLGEIRMMAMRQFLEDLPVGIEQGRYIPAELPVLPFNNQQFDLALCGHFLFSYSDFFSQEFHIASILELCRVAAEVRIFPLLKINNEPSPMVEPAMQELKARGYQVEKRFVPYEFQKNGNQMLVCRPA, from the coding sequence ATGGGACTTCAATTACAAAATGTCATTCCTTGGGGTCGCAGGTTGGAAGAATATCTCCGAATGTTTGATTTATCTTCCGCAGACCGGCAGTTGTCTATTTTAGATTGTGCCGGTGGGCCTGCCAGTTTTAATTGTGAAAGGACAAGGTTAGGTTATAGAGTTATTTCTTGCGACCCAATTTATCAATTTTCTACGGCAGAAATTGCCCAACGTATTGAAGAAACCTACCCAACTGTTATCGAAGGTGTTGAGGCAAATAAAGAAAATTATGTGTGGAAAGATGTAAAATCACCGGCCCATCTAGGAGAAATTAGAATGATGGCAATGCGGCAATTTTTAGAAGATTTGCCGGTGGGAATAGAACAAGGCCGGTATATTCCCGCAGAGTTGCCGGTTTTGCCTTTCAACAATCAACAATTTGATTTAGCTTTGTGCGGACATTTTCTATTTTCCTATTCGGATTTTTTCTCGCAAGAGTTTCATATTGCCTCAATTTTGGAATTGTGCAGAGTTGCAGCAGAAGTGCGGATTTTTCCTTTGTTGAAAATCAACAATGAACCCTCCCCAATGGTAGAACCGGCCATGCAAGAATTAAAAGCACGAGGTTATCAAGTTGAGAAAAGGTTTGTACCTTATGAATTTCAAAAAAATGGCAATCAAATGTTAGTTTGCCGGCCGGCTTAA
- a CDS encoding cob(I)yrinic acid a,c-diamide adenosyltransferase, translated as MSRIGIGIRTAVVRQERIVGQIHVYDGAGKGKSQAALGVVLRSIGLGINTEQPTRVLLLRFLKGPERDYDEDGAIEALQRGFPHLIDQVRTGRAEFFGPDEITRFDRLEAQRGWDVAKGAIASGLYSVVVLDELNPVLDLGLLPVEEVIHTLQHKPEHLEIIATGRSAPPALLEIADLHSEMKPHYHELSQHNGLEGIEIYTGAGKGKSTSALGKGLQAIGRGISQDKSHRVLIMQWLKGGSGYTEDAAIAALQQIYPNLVDHHRCGRDAIVWRGQQQELDYVEAERGWEIARASIASGLYKTIILDELNPTVDLELLPVEPIVEALLRKPRDTEIVITGRCVKIPAYFDLASVHSEVYCHKHYANHGVELKRGVDF; from the coding sequence ATGAGCAGGATAGGGATTGGCATTCGCACCGCTGTTGTCCGTCAGGAGCGGATCGTCGGTCAAATTCACGTTTATGATGGAGCAGGCAAGGGCAAGTCCCAAGCGGCTTTAGGCGTGGTTTTGCGCTCCATTGGCTTAGGGATAAATACAGAACAGCCTACGCGAGTCCTGCTGTTGCGGTTTCTCAAAGGGCCCGAACGGGATTACGATGAGGATGGCGCAATTGAGGCTTTACAGCGCGGTTTTCCGCATTTGATCGACCAGGTACGCACCGGCAGAGCAGAATTTTTTGGCCCAGATGAAATTACTCGGTTTGATCGCTTAGAAGCTCAACGCGGTTGGGATGTCGCCAAAGGTGCCATCGCCTCTGGTTTGTACTCGGTGGTGGTTTTAGATGAATTAAACCCCGTTCTCGACTTGGGATTGTTGCCGGTTGAGGAGGTCATTCATACTCTCCAGCATAAACCAGAGCATCTCGAAATTATTGCCACAGGCCGGTCTGCTCCCCCGGCGTTGTTAGAAATTGCCGATTTGCATTCAGAAATGAAGCCGCATTATCACGAACTTTCTCAACACAATGGTCTGGAGGGAATAGAGATATATACCGGCGCCGGCAAAGGCAAATCAACCAGCGCTTTAGGCAAAGGTTTACAAGCCATTGGACGCGGAATTAGTCAAGATAAATCTCACCGAGTTTTAATTATGCAATGGCTAAAAGGTGGGAGTGGATATACAGAAGATGCAGCCATTGCAGCCTTGCAACAAATTTATCCGAATTTAGTTGATCATCACCGTTGCGGACGTGATGCAATTGTCTGGCGTGGTCAACAGCAAGAACTAGATTATGTAGAGGCTGAGCGTGGTTGGGAAATTGCCAGAGCGTCGATAGCATCAGGGTTGTATAAGACGATTATATTAGATGAATTGAATCCGACAGTGGATTTAGAATTGCTGCCTGTAGAACCCATTGTTGAAGCCTTGTTACGGAAACCTCGTGATACCGAAATTGTGATTACAGGCCGGTGTGTAAAAATTCCTGCTTATTTTGATTTGGCAAGTGTGCATTCTGAGGTTTATTGTCATAAACACTATGCAAATCACGGCGTAGAATTGAAACGCGGTGTAGATTTTTAA
- a CDS encoding type II toxin-antitoxin system MqsA family antitoxin — MQEVKCNFCGTNCYEERIIEYLYSYEGKYLLVPNMPVEVCLDCGMIYYPASVLKEIEKLFFAIHNNKEKPDSYLQIPMKTLS, encoded by the coding sequence ATGCAAGAAGTGAAATGTAATTTTTGTGGAACTAACTGTTATGAAGAACGAATTATCGAATACCTTTACAGCTATGAAGGTAAATATTTGCTTGTTCCGAATATGCCGGTGGAGGTTTGTCTCGACTGCGGTATGATTTATTATCCAGCTAGTGTTCTTAAAGAAATTGAAAAACTTTTTTTTGCAATTCACAACAACAAAGAAAAACCCGACTCCTACCTGCAAATTCCCATGAAAACTCTTAGTTAG
- the fraC gene encoding filament integrity protein FraC has translation MLIPLRAILFQAFFLLIVIAIEASILYWRLKIGRKKSVEYSAAMNLFAAIFGWVVFFLFVPLLSRDLKAQIISYIFFNKFFYPSDFQPVLWLVVAAVISFFVSLFVKIRLLEILRYLLKPELVRDDFQPGTPLSLAEPILSMTGIKSKTLKQKSKSQKILLGRRQAIAILWGHATSHTTILLLLFLRNILS, from the coding sequence ATGCTCATACCTTTACGCGCTATCTTGTTTCAAGCTTTTTTTTTACTAATTGTCATCGCCATCGAAGCGTCAATTTTGTACTGGCGCTTAAAAATTGGCCGCAAAAAAAGCGTTGAATATTCGGCAGCTATGAATTTATTTGCAGCGATTTTTGGCTGGGTTGTTTTTTTTCTTTTTGTTCCCTTGCTTAGTAGGGATTTAAAAGCACAAATTATCAGTTATATTTTTTTTAACAAGTTTTTCTATCCCAGCGACTTCCAGCCTGTGTTGTGGTTAGTGGTTGCAGCAGTTATAAGTTTTTTTGTTTCTTTGTTTGTCAAAATTCGCCTTTTAGAAATTTTGCGTTATTTACTCAAACCAGAACTCGTCAGAGATGATTTTCAACCAGGCACTCCCTTGAGCCTTGCCGAGCCTATTTTATCAATGACCGGCATCAAAAGCAAGACTCTCAAACAAAAAAGCAAGAGCCAAAAAATTTTGTTAGGACGCCGGCAAGCTATTGCAATATTATGGGGTCATGCAACCAGTCATACCACTATTTTACTGCTGTTATTTTTACGAAATATCCTGAGCTAA
- a CDS encoding DUF5357 domain-containing protein, with protein sequence MKGILEFIKQVLTRVKPPRPFSWQTLFIISLFSWFMAFMSFLFSQGSNNTYSPFVRELLTLWGWIFLVLSLDWWTVENSTSFANFLLGAWLTGAVVCIFIFGFLFERVSILYEPLPYVCWPIFSATIAVLHRLYPASVKYKSLLDPPKIIILILLHLTISCWLNFHFMIQDWLKEYPSLRGDNFDRSGFVSFVEVNPLSNNAARGENMLNSLGTFLKNAADGEPLAKGQEVFAKLEKELKGNNPQTGEQLTGKPWLEVKKTLLKNQQLTTPDLEEDVFWYIRADRKIGQLEYTLKLQALWRGPSSSAWGYEIEKICRLEEIYRIVTPPAGQKQAQMKQVSVGEVSCSAPELKPKETSPNQLVNSRNVLGD encoded by the coding sequence ATGAAAGGAATTCTTGAATTTATCAAACAAGTTTTAACCCGTGTCAAACCGCCGCGTCCTTTTTCGTGGCAAACATTATTTATAATTAGCTTGTTTTCTTGGTTTATGGCTTTCATGTCTTTTCTTTTCTCTCAAGGAAGCAATAATACTTATAGTCCTTTTGTTCGAGAGCTTTTAACGTTATGGGGCTGGATTTTTTTAGTTTTAAGTTTGGATTGGTGGACAGTCGAAAATTCTACTTCTTTCGCCAATTTTTTATTAGGAGCATGGCTGACTGGGGCGGTGGTGTGTATCTTTATTTTTGGGTTCTTATTTGAAAGAGTCTCGATTTTATATGAGCCTTTACCCTATGTGTGTTGGCCGATATTTTCTGCAACTATTGCTGTATTACACCGGCTTTATCCGGCTTCTGTTAAGTATAAATCTCTTTTAGATCCGCCTAAAATTATAATTTTAATTTTACTACATCTTACCATAAGTTGCTGGTTAAACTTTCATTTTATGATTCAAGATTGGTTAAAAGAATATCCCAGTCTGCGAGGGGATAACTTTGATCGCAGCGGGTTTGTGAGTTTCGTGGAAGTGAACCCCTTATCAAATAATGCAGCACGGGGAGAAAATATGCTCAATTCGCTAGGCACTTTTTTGAAAAACGCAGCGGATGGAGAACCTTTAGCAAAAGGACAAGAAGTGTTTGCCAAATTAGAAAAAGAGCTTAAAGGAAATAACCCCCAAACAGGAGAACAACTCACCGGCAAACCTTGGCTAGAGGTGAAAAAAACGCTTTTAAAAAATCAACAACTAACGACTCCAGACTTAGAAGAAGATGTTTTTTGGTATATCAGAGCCGACCGGAAAATCGGACAATTAGAATATACCCTAAAATTACAAGCCCTATGGCGTGGGCCGAGTTCCTCCGCCTGGGGGTATGAAATTGAAAAAATTTGCAGACTGGAGGAAATTTATCGTATAGTAACACCGCCTGCCGGCCAGAAACAAGCTCAAATGAAACAAGTTTCTGTTGGTGAGGTAAGTTGTTCAGCGCCAGAATTAAAACCCAAGGAAACCTCACCAAATCAATTAGTAAATAGTCGCAATGTTTTAGGAGATTAG
- a CDS encoding PAS domain S-box protein, which yields MKINIVSGNWEKWTNAPTGQSPSFFRWLPLLVGAGTLLATLGLWQVAKQQVRSQIDGKVQIAAEAVRNEVRGRLATRIDALQQLSSSLAKYDQLSASEWQLAAKTYLNFYPNCQTLQWVSTEFEPRWTTSRPEIEAPQTQAHQQVLAPKPSKWRDIIVVPSLSAEGSRELWAYVPVLRNNRLEGFVFASFRTEGLFKTILNTQILPDYRLSVFEGQTKIYSRDEANSQNAEIWGQEESFPLDGITLRVRVWPSAELLADEQSSVPELVLLAGSVVAGCLTLAVYQAQKAQAKTKQVEAMNWALNTEISERKEVEAALQQHNQMIDLANDSIMIRSLDDVIIYWNQGAEKLYGFTKQETIGKYIHSFLETVFPQPLEEILKRFLQQGFWQGELIHTLRDGGKITVASRWTLLRDEAGQPSAILEINNDITEQKQSQEALQQSEDRFRRAVLYAPFPLIVHAEDGEVIALNQTWTELSGYTLEDIPTIADWTQKAYGERKNSVYDYIDKLYSLAGRVEEGEYEIRTASGNIKIWEFSSAPLGELPDGRRLVMSMAADITERKQAQEVMRQSEAQIREKAMELEKALQELQRTQAQLIQSEKMSSLGQLVAGVAHEINNPVNFIFGNLVHTKEYTQNILRLLQMYEEKYPNPGQEIEFKIEDIDLEFLKEDLPKMLDSMNVGADRIREIVASLRNFSRIDEAEMKEADIHSGIESTLMILQNRIKAKPEHFPIEILKEYGNLPLVECYPGQLNQVFMNILTNAIDALDDFNSHRSKEVIKANPPTITIQTALHIGTIESDCKTDNQVVEPNCQFVRIEIADNGAGMRESVRQKLFDPFYTTKPVGKGTGLGLAISYQIVVEKHKGSLRCISAPNQGAKFVIDIPLRHANFVS from the coding sequence ATGAAAATAAACATCGTCTCTGGCAATTGGGAAAAGTGGACGAATGCCCCCACCGGCCAATCGCCCTCTTTCTTCCGCTGGCTTCCCCTCTTGGTAGGCGCTGGAACCCTTTTAGCCACGTTAGGGCTTTGGCAAGTAGCAAAGCAACAGGTACGCAGCCAAATTGACGGGAAAGTTCAGATCGCAGCGGAGGCTGTCAGAAACGAAGTTCGTGGCCGTCTGGCTACCCGAATTGACGCACTCCAACAACTCAGCAGTTCCTTGGCTAAGTACGATCAACTCAGCGCCTCCGAATGGCAGTTAGCAGCAAAAACTTACTTAAATTTTTATCCCAATTGCCAGACTTTGCAGTGGGTAAGCACCGAGTTTGAACCGCGCTGGACAACATCGCGGCCTGAAATTGAGGCACCCCAAACCCAAGCCCATCAGCAAGTTCTCGCCCCCAAGCCGTCAAAGTGGCGAGATATTATTGTAGTCCCCTCCCTCTCCGCCGAAGGCAGCAGGGAGTTGTGGGCCTATGTGCCGGTACTCCGCAATAATCGTTTGGAAGGGTTCGTCTTCGCCAGCTTTCGCACCGAAGGACTATTCAAAACAATTTTGAATACGCAAATTCTCCCCGACTATCGGTTGAGCGTGTTTGAGGGTCAAACCAAAATTTACAGCCGCGACGAAGCCAATAGCCAAAACGCAGAGATTTGGGGCCAGGAAGAGTCTTTTCCTCTTGACGGTATTACGTTGCGAGTGCGCGTCTGGCCTTCTGCTGAGTTGCTCGCAGATGAACAATCATCAGTTCCCGAATTGGTACTGCTGGCCGGTTCGGTAGTGGCTGGGTGTCTGACGCTGGCGGTTTATCAAGCGCAAAAGGCACAAGCCAAAACAAAACAAGTCGAGGCGATGAATTGGGCTTTAAACACAGAAATTTCTGAGCGAAAAGAAGTGGAGGCGGCGCTGCAACAACACAACCAAATGATTGACTTGGCAAACGATTCTATTATGATTCGCTCCCTAGATGATGTGATTATTTACTGGAATCAGGGGGCAGAAAAGCTTTACGGTTTCACTAAACAAGAAACCATCGGCAAGTATATCCACAGTTTTTTAGAGACAGTATTTCCCCAGCCCCTCGAAGAAATTTTAAAAAGATTTTTGCAACAGGGCTTCTGGCAAGGGGAATTGATTCACACTCTGCGCGATGGCGGGAAAATTACAGTGGCGAGCCGGTGGACGCTGCTGCGCGATGAGGCCGGTCAGCCTTCGGCAATTTTGGAAATTAATAATGATATTACCGAGCAAAAACAATCACAAGAAGCTTTACAGCAAAGCGAGGATCGTTTTCGTCGTGCGGTTTTATACGCTCCTTTTCCGCTGATCGTTCATGCCGAAGATGGAGAAGTTATCGCCCTTAACCAAACTTGGACAGAGTTGAGCGGTTACACCCTAGAAGATATCCCAACAATAGCTGACTGGACACAAAAAGCCTACGGGGAAAGAAAAAACTCTGTGTACGATTATATTGACAAACTTTACAGCCTCGCTGGTAGGGTGGAAGAGGGGGAATATGAAATTAGGACAGCCAGCGGGAATATCAAAATTTGGGAGTTTAGTTCCGCGCCTTTAGGGGAACTACCGGATGGCCGGCGTCTGGTGATGAGCATGGCTGCCGATATTACGGAACGCAAACAGGCTCAGGAGGTGATGCGCCAGTCGGAAGCACAGATCAGAGAAAAAGCTATGGAACTAGAGAAAGCTTTGCAAGAGCTACAACGCACCCAAGCCCAGTTAATTCAAAGTGAAAAAATGTCTTCTCTTGGTCAACTTGTGGCGGGGGTGGCGCACGAAATTAATAATCCGGTTAATTTTATTTTTGGTAATTTGGTTCATACTAAAGAATATACTCAAAATATTTTGAGATTGTTGCAAATGTATGAGGAAAAATACCCTAATCCAGGGCAAGAAATAGAGTTTAAAATTGAAGATATAGATTTGGAGTTTTTGAAAGAAGATTTGCCAAAAATGCTGGATTCAATGAATGTGGGCGCAGATCGTATCCGTGAAATTGTTGCTAGTTTGAGGAACTTTTCACGGATTGATGAGGCGGAAATGAAAGAGGCTGATATTCATTCTGGCATTGAAAGCACTTTAATGATTTTGCAAAACAGGATAAAAGCAAAACCGGAACATTTTCCTATTGAAATCCTCAAAGAATATGGAAATCTGCCTTTGGTTGAATGCTATCCGGGGCAGCTTAACCAGGTGTTTATGAATATTCTTACAAATGCGATTGATGCTTTAGACGATTTCAACAGCCACCGCTCAAAAGAAGTAATTAAAGCCAATCCTCCTACGATTACTATTCAGACGGCGCTGCATATTGGCACAATTGAAAGTGATTGTAAAACTGATAATCAAGTTGTTGAGCCTAACTGTCAATTTGTTCGCATTGAAATCGCGGATAATGGTGCGGGGATGAGGGAATCTGTGCGGCAAAAACTTTTTGATCCGTTTTATACAACAAAGCCGGTGGGTAAGGGTACTGGTTTGGGGCTGGCAATTAGCTATCAAATTGTTGTGGAAAAACACAAGGGTAGTTTGCGCTGTATTTCTGCACCAAATCAGGGGGCGAAGTTTGTGATTGATATTCCGCTACGACACGCCAATTTTGTTAGCTAG